The following proteins are co-located in the Diaphorobacter sp. HDW4B genome:
- the hmgA gene encoding homogentisate 1,2-dioxygenase, whose translation MSAEHHTLQYQSGFGNEYATEAVPHALPQGRNSPQRAPLDLYPELISGTAFTAPRHENRRTWVYRRQPSVVAGRYQPYTQSLWTTGGDREAAMAPEPLRWNPIPFEPGVEQDFVDGMRTLVANGDADAQTGMGTLVYLATRSMEQRAFVNADGEMLIVPQQGRLRITTEMGVLDVKPGEIALLPRGVVFKVALLDGPSRGYVCENYGANFRLPELGPIGSNGLANARDFQAPVAAFEESGKPYELIKKFGGRFWQAPTKSSPFNVVAWHGNLAPVKYDTVNFMTIGSISFDHPDPSIFTVLTSPSDTPGTANCDFVIFPPRWLVMEDTFRPPWYHRNLMSEFMGLVYGEYDAKPGGFKPGGASLHNCMVPHGPDEEAFEKASNAPLAPQKLDNTLAFMFESRYRFIPTAFAMTQAPLDQDYADCWAGLKDQFAGHDN comes from the coding sequence ATGTCCGCAGAACACCACACGCTGCAGTACCAAAGCGGCTTTGGCAACGAATACGCCACGGAAGCCGTGCCCCACGCACTGCCCCAGGGCCGCAACAGCCCGCAGCGTGCGCCGCTCGATCTGTATCCCGAACTGATCTCGGGCACCGCATTCACCGCGCCGCGCCATGAAAACCGCCGCACCTGGGTGTATCGCCGCCAGCCTTCGGTAGTGGCGGGCCGTTATCAGCCCTACACGCAATCCCTCTGGACCACCGGCGGTGATCGCGAAGCCGCGATGGCACCCGAGCCACTGCGCTGGAACCCGATCCCTTTCGAGCCCGGAGTCGAGCAGGACTTCGTGGACGGCATGCGCACGCTGGTCGCCAATGGCGATGCCGATGCGCAAACCGGCATGGGCACGCTCGTCTATCTGGCCACCCGGTCGATGGAGCAACGCGCGTTCGTGAATGCCGATGGCGAAATGCTCATCGTGCCCCAGCAAGGCCGTCTGCGCATCACCACCGAGATGGGTGTGCTCGATGTGAAGCCCGGAGAAATCGCGTTGCTGCCACGCGGCGTCGTGTTCAAGGTAGCGCTGCTCGATGGCCCGTCGCGCGGCTATGTCTGCGAGAACTACGGCGCGAACTTCCGCCTGCCGGAGCTTGGCCCCATCGGCTCCAACGGCCTTGCCAATGCGCGTGATTTTCAAGCGCCGGTCGCCGCGTTCGAGGAGTCCGGCAAGCCGTATGAGCTGATCAAGAAATTTGGTGGCCGCTTCTGGCAAGCGCCCACCAAAAGCTCGCCCTTCAACGTGGTCGCATGGCACGGCAATCTCGCGCCCGTGAAATACGACACGGTGAATTTCATGACCATCGGCTCCATCAGCTTTGACCACCCCGATCCGTCCATCTTCACCGTGCTCACCTCGCCCAGCGACACACCGGGCACGGCCAATTGCGACTTCGTGATCTTCCCGCCGCGCTGGCTGGTCATGGAAGACACCTTCCGCCCACCGTGGTACCACCGCAATCTGATGAGCGAATTCATGGGTCTGGTCTACGGCGAATACGACGCCAAACCGGGCGGCTTCAAACCCGGCGGCGCGAGCCTGCACAACTGCATGGTGCCGCACGGCCCGGACGAAGAAGCGTTCGAGAAAGCCAGCAACGCCCCACTCGCGCCACAAAAGCTCGACAACACGCTGGCCTTCATGTTCGAGAGCCGCTACCGCTTCATCCCCACCGCATTCGCGATGACGCAAGCACCGCTCGACCAGGATTACGCAGACTGCTGGGCCGGTTTGAAAGACCAGTTCGCAGGCCACGACAACTAA